One Onthophagus taurus isolate NC chromosome 11, IU_Otau_3.0, whole genome shotgun sequence genomic window carries:
- the LOC139432157 gene encoding uncharacterized protein: MKHNSHDLYKTLRLTVFVHDNTVQMIVRVPLVNREMFRMIKVTSVPTNVKDNVFVYIAPTSEYLVLSNNKQLFFEVDSSYVRSYVELSHDLICKQQTSILFVNTNTNCALNMFLNEILTSSCEKKFIKLNNAIFVNLETKNSWMYATANPITIQIKCTPNDFKLTLSQTGILKMKSFCIASTSSVLLNSFGEIDINFFNLSFIPKPNLKNLLFNETLQFDKIPDLNNTLVTYNLGNLDKFSASLHIIRKREKSLTKHNIHNYAVNYTTVILIVLVILMFIGYLSYLKRKRNNIDQNKQPHSETIHASVSKDIENQEPEICSNPSYKFLK; the protein is encoded by the coding sequence ATGAAACATAACTCTCATGATTTGTACAAAACGTTGAGATTGACTGTTTTCGTGCATGACAATACAGTGCAAATGATCGTGCGAGTACCGTTAGTAAATCGCGAGATGTTTCGAATGATAAAAGTGACAAGCGTTCCGACTAACGTGAAAGACAATGTTTTCGTTTATATCGCCCCGACGTCAGAATATTTAGTATTAAGTAATAACAAACAATTGTTTTTCGAAGTAGATAGTAGTTATGTTCGTTCTTATGTAGAATTAAGTCATGATTTAATTTGTAAGCAGCAAACTTCGATCCTTTTTGTTAATACGAATACAAATTGCGCActtaatatgtttttaaatgaaatacttACTAGTAGTTGCgagaagaaatttattaaattaaataacgcaatatttgttaatttagaAACTAAAAATTCATGGATGTACGCAACAGCAAATCCGATAACCATACAAATTAAATGCACTCCAAATGATTTTAAACTTACATTATCTCAAAcaggaattttaaaaatgaaatccTTTTGCATAGCATCTACTAGTTCAGTTCTGTTAAATTCTTTCGGCGAAATTGATATCAActtctttaatttatcttttataccgaaaccaaatttaaaaaatttacttttcaaCGAAACTTTACAGTTTGACAAAATACCAGACCTAAACAATACCTTAGTTACTTATAATTTAGGAAATCTAGACAAGTTTAGTGCTAGTTTACACATTATACGTAAAAGGGAAAAATCCTTGACGAAACACAATATTCATAATTATGCTGTTAATTATACCACAgtgattttaatagttttagttATATTGATGTTCATTGGGTATTTGTcttatttaaaaaggaaaCGTAACAATATAGATCAAAATAAACAGCCTCACTCTGAAACGATTCACGCTAGTGTAAGTAAAGACATTGAAAATCAGGAACCTGAAATTTGTAGCAACCCCAGCTacaaatttcttaaatag